A single region of the Zonotrichia leucophrys gambelii isolate GWCS_2022_RI chromosome 9, RI_Zleu_2.0, whole genome shotgun sequence genome encodes:
- the TRPC1 gene encoding short transient receptor potential channel 1, which yields MAALYQSADPSASASPNKLLALKDVRQVKEETTLDEKLFLLACDKGDYYMVKKLLEENSSGEMNINCVDVLGRNAVTITIENENLDILQLLLDYGCQSSDALLVAIDSEVVGAVDILLNHRPKRSSRPTIVKLMERIQNPEYSTTMDVAPVILAAHRNNYEILTMLLKQDISLPKPHAVGCECTLCTAKNKKDSLRHSRFRLDIYRCLASPALIMLTEEDPILRAFELSADLKELSLVEVEFRNDYEELAQQCKTFAKDLLAQARNSRELEVILNHTSSDEHVDKRGLLEERMNLSRLKLAIKYNQKEFVAQSNCQQFLNTVWFGQMAGYRRKHTCKKILTVLMVGIFWPVLSLCYLLAPKSRVGRIIHTPFMKFIIHGASYFTFLLLLNLYSLVYNENKKNTMGPALERIDYLLIIWLIGMVWSDVKRLWYDGLEDFLEESRNQLSFVMNSLYLATFALKVVAHNKFHDYAERKDWDAFHPTLVAEGLFAFANVLSYLRLFFMYTTSSILGPLQISMGQMLQDFGKFLGMFLLVLFSFTIGLTQLYDKGFTVNEEKDCAGIFCEQQSNDTFHSFIGTCFALFWYIFSLAHVAIFVTRFSYGEELQSFVGAVIVGTYNVVVVIVLTKLLVAMLHKSFQLIANHEDKEWKFARAKLWLSYFDDKCTLPPPFNVIPSPKTICYLFNSLSKWICSHTSSGKVKRQNSLKEWRNLKQKRDENYQKVMCCLVHRYLTSMRQKMQSTDQATVENLNELRQDLSKFRNEMRDLLGFRTSKYAMFYPRN from the exons ATGGCCGCCCTGTACCAGAGCGCGGACCCGTCCGCCTCGGCCTCGCCCAACAAGCTGCTGGCGCTGAAGGATGTGCGGCAGGTGAAGGAGGAGACGACGCTGGACGagaagcttttcctgctggCCTGCGACAAAG GTGACTATTACATGGTTAAGAAACTCTTAGAGGAAAACAGCTCAGGTGAAATGAACATAAATTGTGTGGATGTGCTTGGACGAAATGCTGTTACTATAACgattgaaaatgaaaacttggACATACTACAGCTGCTTTTGGATTATGGCTGCCAG tCCTCGGATGCACTTTTGGTGGCTATTGACTCCGAAGTGGTGGGAGCTGTTGACATTCTACTCAATCACCGACCTAAACGATCCTCCAGGCCAACCATTGTG aaattaatGGAACGCATTCAGAACCCAGAGTACTCAACAACCATGGATGTGGCACCAGTAATTTTAGCTGCTCATCGTAACAACTATGAAATTCTCACTATGCTGTTGAAGCAAGACATATCATTACCCAAACCTCATGCTGTGGGCTGTGAGTGCACCCTGTGCACTGCCAAGAACAAAAAGGATAGTCTGCGACATTCCAG GTTTCGTCTTGACATTTATCGGTGTTTGGCCAGTCCTGCCTTAATAATGTTGACAGAGGAGGATCCAATCCTAAGAGCTTTTGAACTTAGTGCAGACTTGAAAGAATTAAGCCTTGTTGAGGTTGAGTTCAG AAATGATTATGAGGAGCTCGCTCAGCAGTGCAAAACCTTTGCTAAAGATTTACTTGCACAAGCACGGAATTCCCGGGAGCTGGAAGTGATTCTGAATCACACCTCCAGCGATGAGCATGTAGACAAGCGAGGATTGTTGGAGGAGAGGATGAACTTAAGTCGCTTGAAACTTGCAATCAAGTATAATCAGAAAGAG TTTGTTGCCCAGTCCAACTGCCAGCAGTTTCTCAACACGGTGTGGTTTGGGCAGATGGCCGGCTATCGGCGCAAGCACACCTGCAAGAAGATCCTGACTGTTCTGATGGTTGGCATTTTCTGGCCAGTCCTGTCCCTCTGTTACTTGTTAGCTCCTAAATCTCGAGTAGGTCGAATAATTCACACTCCTTTTATGAAGTTTATTATTCATGGAGCTTcatatttcacatttctgttATTACTTAATTTGTACTCCCTTGTCTACAATGAGAATAAGAAGAATACAATGGGACCAGCCCTTGAGAGAATAGACTATCTTCTGATAATATGGCTTATTG GAATGGTGTGGTCAGATGTTAAGAGGCTCTGGTATGATGGTTTAGAAGATTTTTTAGAAGAGTCCCGCAATCAGCTTAGTTTTGTCATGAATTCCCTTTATTTGGCAACTTTTGCCCTCAAAGTCGTTGCCCATAACAAG TTTCATGATTATGCTGAAAGGAAGGACTGGGATGCATTCCATCCTACCCTAGTGGCAGAAGGGCTTTTTGCCTTTGCCAATGTTCTCAGTTACCTGCGTCTCTTCTTCATGTACACAACCAGCTCCATTCTGGGACCACTCCAG ATTTCAATGGGGCAGATGCTACAAGATTTTGGAAAATTTCTGGGCATGTTTCTTCTTGTCTTGTTCTCATTCACAATTGGATTGACCCAACTTTATGATAAGGGATTTACTGTAAATGAAGAGAAGGACTGCGCCGGCattttctgtgaacagcagagcaACGACACCTTCCATTC GTTTATTGGTACATGTTTTGCTCTCTTCTGGTACATATTCTCCCTGGCACACGTCGCAATCTTTGTGACACGTTTCAGCTACGGTGAAGAATTACAGTCTTTTGTGGGTGCTGTTATTGTTGGGACCTACAACGTGGTGGTTGTGATAGTATTAACAAAACTCCTTGTGGCAATGCTTCACAAAAGTTTTCAGCTGATAGCA AATCATGAAGATAAGGAGTGGAAGTTTGCTCGTGCCAAGCTTTGGCTTAGCTACTTTGATGATAAATGCACGCTCCCCCCACCTTTTAACGTTATTCCCTCTCCCAAGACCATTTGTTACCTTTTCAACAGTCTCAGTAAATGGATCTGCTCTCATACATCAAGTGGCAAAGTGAAACGTCAGAACAGCCTCAAG GAATGGAGAAATCTGAAGCagaagagagatgagaattACCAAAAGGTGATGTGCTGCTTAGTGCACCGTTACTTGACTTCCATGAGACAGAAGATGCAGAGTACGGATCAGGCCACTGTGGAGAACCTCAATGAACTGCGGCAGGACTTGTCAAAGTTCCGCAACGAAATGAGAGACCTGCTCGGCTTCCGAACTTCCAAATATGCCATGTTCTATCCAAGAAACTAA
- the PLS1 gene encoding plastin-1, translated as MENNITTISREELEDLREAFGKIDIDNSGYVSDYELQDLFKEASLPLPGYKVREIVEKIILVTDSSKDGKINFEEFVSIIQELKSKDVSKSFRKSINKKQGITAIGGTSAISSEGTQHSYSEEEKVAFVNWINKALQDDPDCKHLLPMNPSDASLFKSLADGILLCKMINFSQPDTIDERAINKKKLTPFTISENLNLALNSASAIGCTVVNIGSQDLQEGKPHLVLGLLWQIIKVGLFADIEISRNEALIALLNEGEELDELMKLSPEDLLLRWVNYHLANAGWQKITNFSQDIKDSRAYYHLLNEIAPKGDDPEQLPIKIDFTGFHDKNDLRRAEYMLQQADKLGCRQFVTPADVVAGNPKLNLAFVANLFNTYPALHKPDNSSYDLNLLEGESKEERTFRNWMNSLGVSPYVNHLYSDLSDALIIFQLYDMTRVPVDWSHVNKPPYSLLGGNMKKIENCNYAVELGKTKAKFSLVGIAGHDLNEGNPTLTLALVWQLMRRYTLNVLSDLGEGEKVNDEIIIKWVNQTLAKANKKTSITSFKDRSISTSLPVLDLIDAIAPKAVRPEMVKREDLSYQDKLNNAKYAISVARKIGARIYALPDDLVEVKPKMVMTVFACLMGRGLNRIK; from the exons TTAAAGAAGCAAGTCTGCCCTTGCCTGGTTACAAAGTCCGGGAGATTGTAGAAAAAATCATTTTGGTGACAGACAGCAGCAAGGATGGGAAAATCAACTTTGAAGAATTTGTCTCT ataaTTCAGGAATTGAAAAGCAAAGATGTTAGCAAATCTTTCAGAAAATcaataaacaaaaagcaaggTATTACAGCAATTGGAGGAACATCAGCAATATCTagtgaggggacacagcactCTTATTCAG aggaagaaaaagttgCTTTTGTTAATTGGATAAATAAAGCTCTACAAGATGACCCAGACTGTAAGCACCTCCTACCAATGAACCCATCAGATGCCAGTCTGTTTAAATCCCTTGCAGATGGCATCCTTCTTTG CAAAATGATCAACTTTTCACAACCAGATACAATTGATGAAAGGGCTATTAATAAGAAAAAACTCACTCCTTTCACTATTTCT GAAAACTTAAACCTGGCTCTGAACTCAGCATCTGCCATTGGCTGCACGGTTGTCAATATTGGATCACAAGATTTGCAAGAAGGAAAACCACACTTGGTATTGGGACTCCTGTGGCAGATCATTAAAGTTGGCCTTTTTGCTGATATTGAGATCTCCAGAAATGAAG CTCTTATTGCCTTGCTAAATGAAGGGGAAGAGCTGGATGAGTTAATGAAGCTCTCCCCAGAAGACCTCTTGCTGCGCTGGGTGAATTACCATCTGGCCAATGCAGGGTGGCAGAAAATCACTAACTTCAGCCAAGACATCAAG GATTCAAGAGCCTACTACCATTTGTTAAATGAGATTGCACCCAAAGGAGATGACCCTGAGCAATTGCCTATCAAAATTGACTTTACAGGATTTCAT gatAAAAATGACTTGAGGAGGGCTGAATACATGCTCCAACAGGCAGATAAATTGGGCTGCAGACAGTTTGTAACTCCAGCTGATGTGGTTGCAGGCAACCCTAAACTCAATTTGGCTTTTGTTGCAAATCTCTTTAACACATATCCAGCCCTGCACAAGCCTGACAATTCATCTTATGATCTCAATTTATTAGAAG GAGAAAGTAAGGAAGAAAGGACTTTCAGAAACTGGATGAATTCACTGGGTGTGAGCCCATATGTTAATCATTTATACAG TGACCTTTCTGATGCTTTAATCATCTTCCAACTGTACGACATGACGCGCGTTCCGGTTGACTGGAGCCACGTCAACAAACCTCCCTACTCCCTGCTGGGGGGCAACATGAAAAAG attgaGAATTGCAATTATGCAGTAGaacttgggaagacaaaagcCAAATTCTCACTGGTTGGTATTGCTGGACATGATCTAAATGAGGGTAATCCAACTCTGACTTTGGCTTTGGTGTGGCAGCTGATGAGAAG GTATACTTTGAATGTACTGTCTGACCTTGGAGAGGGCGAAAAAGTAAATGATGAAATCATTATTAAGTGGGTGAATCAGACACTTGCAAAAGCAAATAAGAAAACTTCAATTACAAGTTTCAAg gacaGATCAATTAGCACTAGCTTACCTGTCCTAGATTTAATAGATGCCATTGCACCAAAAGCAGTTCGTCCAGAAATGGTCAAGAGAGAAGACCTTTCTTACCAAGACAAATTGAATAATGCCAA GTATGCCATTTCAGTTGCTCGAAAAATTGGTGCTCGTATTTATGCTCTCCCAGATGATCTGGTTGAAGTGAAGCCAAAAATGGTGATGACAGTGTTTGCATGTTTGATGGGAAGAGGActgaacagaataaaataa